AACAAGTGAAAACTTCTGATTTGAGGATTCATTGTGCATTCatgatatgaagaaaagaaccAAGAAGTGAACAACAGATAAACTCATGAAATACCTGTTTGAATATGGATGGGAGTATTTGAGGCTTTGTTAACATAACCAAGCCTAATGTCTTGGAAAGTGGCCCAAATTGTACAACATCCTTTAATGAATAATATAAGATAGCTCAGCATAGTTATTGTTCCAGGGTCAGAAATGAATATTGGTTCTCATCTCAAATAATTGAACCATTTGGGAAGAACATCTCAAACTCATAAACCAAAAAACATATCCATGGTTCCAGGATCTATGAAATCACCTGTAGAAATGGTCTAAGCACTGGATCCCCTAGCCTCTGCAAGAGTGAAAGATAGCATAGAAGCAACCATTTGAAAGAAGATAAAACTAATCTGAGTTGTGAGAGAGATAATCTACCTGCATACAGCTAAAATTGGCAAAAAGAAGCTCATTGATGAAATCTGGAGGAACATTGGACTGTTTCTTTGCAGACATTGCTCTTTGGAACAACCATGAAGCACTCAGGTTGGGCTGCATTATACAAAATTAAGGTCAGGGTACTCAAGTTCATGTGCAGTTTCTGAAATATACTAATTTAAACCTTTTAGAAAACAAGAAAAGTACCATGTATGGGTTCAGCAGAGACAAGTTGTATGAGTCAAGATAATCACCATTGATTGCTTCATATATGCCTTCATCATAGCAAAGTGGAAGGGATTAGATTATCGCAATGTTATTGCTCTGTTATCTCAATATTATAGCCGGTCCTAAGCTCGGGTAAAGGAGGAAGTTTGTTTTAGACTGGCAGCCAACGTAGTACTGACCGTATTGCTGACCTCACTACGTGAGATAAAACTACTGTTGTTGTTATCTGCCCTTTATGAGTTTCTTATTAGTTCTTCTTATAATAGCTTCCAAAATCATTTTGGTTTTATTTGTTGAATTAGGTTGTTCTAAATTTTTAATGTTGCTAAAGACAGAAGAAAAGGTAAAGAAAAACCATAGTTGGGAGTTCCACAAAAAGTAAGTAAAAGATAAATAGTTAACATTCAAAGATACAAAAAACAAGTCAATCCTGTCCAACAACAATGCAAAAGATTCCTTCATAGAAAGTTTGAAATACCAGCTGATATTCTCCCAAGATGTCTGGTCAAACTCCCAAAACCACCAAATGAAACAGGTGATTGTATGCCACTAGCATCACCAAACTACATAATAAAGCTTCATTGCTTTAATATTACTATAAGGATCATAGATGACTTAAATTTAGTTGAGGCTTTTGAAGTGTAAAGCAGAAGTTACCTGTAAAACTCTACTAAAAGCAGCTGGCAGAGGGCTGTTAAATGCTCCATATCATCAAACATTTTATGGTGTCACAGTAAAAGAAATGATAATAAGCTAATTAAGAAGATATGAAATAAAATTGGTAGGTATATCATATGATACATATTAGTACCTCTCACGATATGTCGGAAAGATGCCATAGATAACTCTCAGTATCTCTAAATTGTCAAGAGAAACACCCTATCACATAAAAATTGCAAATTGACATCACCAAGTAGGGAGCAACAGAGCTGAACACAGGAGAACAGAGGGAAGCATCATATCAAGTCTATGTTAGGTAGCCTATGTCGCTATAAACTAGAAAAAAGAACAGTTGAAGAATGTAAAGTACTAACTTTATGGTTAAGCATAATCACTAAGAAACTGATTTCTCAAGTACTCCTTACAAGAGATAAAAGGCAAGGACAACACACAATACATAACTAAATGTATCAGTCAAGCTTCTAGTTTGCTTGTTAAAAACAGAttggaagagaaaaaaataccTCATCTTGTAGTTATCTtttcatagaaaaagaagattcTTTAAAGAGAAAAGCAGAGAAGTCCAAACAAGAGGAGGACAAGATGTCCTCTAAAATGGAAAAGTTCAAGAGACATAAGAGAACATAAGGGAGAAAAGGAAACTAACCTGATATTCTGGCATTAGATCCCAGTATGCCTCCAATAATTCTTCCAACTTTGGGGATCCTGGCTGAGCTTCTACATAAGTGAACATATAAGTAGTACGATCCAAGGGACCCGAGGCTGCTGGAAATGCCTATGAATATTTCAGTGAAAGTTCTTAGAAATGAAACATGGAGATATTATAATTCAATTGATATAGTAAAAACTTACCTCCCAAAAATATTGAGCCTGTGAATCTCCGACTTTCTTTACTGATGAGCTGCTGAATATGACATCACTAGTGGAATTACTTTCAAAACCACGTGCACAGGTTCCAACAACAAGGCAAACACCATCAGGCTTCCTCCCACGCCTTATCTGCAAAATCATTGAACATGACACTGGAACGATGCTTCAGAAAAAAGGTTTTAATATTCACTAGTCTTATGTATCAAATTAGCATACATGCTCTAATGAATCCTTTTTTCTTCAAGAGAGTTGTCAATCTCATTCTAGTTAGTGTTGATTCGATCAACAACACTGAATGAAAGGGATCATTATTGGCCTATCATCTCAGCCTTGTAATCATTTAGGAACTTTGTTGGCTACTTATTAAACAAATGCTGCATAGTGGCATGCATGTAAAATGATGGTAAAAGGTAAACCTACATACACAAGTGAATGTGTCCTGCATACAACAGAAAATTTGCCCGATTTTCGCTCAACGACAATTCATGTGCAATGTGAACACCCTCACAAAGATAAACGAAGGAGCGCATGCAAATGGAAACGTGTGCCTATATTTCATGAAACATGTAAAAACACCCTTGtgaaaacatgatgaaaatCAAACAATCTGTTTGGATGCAACAATgagtaaaaatattttcctgACCTGTTTTACAATAGGGGAGAAGTTCCCCATTGCATCAATTATAAGACGAGACGACAAGATTTTGTCGCCAGAAAGTTTCAGAACCTGAAAGAATAAAATAATACATGTGTTCATGTTTCTTTAACaccaaataaaataaacattatCATTCTCCTGTCCCAAAAATCAAATTGTGATTCAAGATTTTCATTTAAATGCTAAGTGCATATATTCCTTGTTTCCATGCTGCTTCATCATTGAGTCCTCAGTTAGGCGATATTTATAAATTTGAACATATATAGAGAAATACAATACATAAAACATCTGCATAGGCTGCATAGCCTATAACTATGTCCAATTATGATAATTCACCAATGAGATGATTTTACAAAATAACCCTAAAGATTTCACTGGATAACTAGTTCTATCAGTTAAGTAAACTCACAGCAGCATCCTCATATATATTAATGCACGAGACGCTGCAACCCTCAAAAATGACTCCGCCAAGAGAAATAAATCGTTCCTTTACAATCTCTATGATCTTTACAGGTCTGCAATAGGGAAAAAATTTACTATGATCTTTAACAGAATACAGGATTTTAAACTCAAATTACTTTATTGTGAACTGCAAGCatatattaaaaagaaaatgcacGTTTCTGATAGCTAAGCCCTGATAGCAATTCAAAATTGTTTTTGTGCAACACTAGTAAAACTAGCCATATAAGGATTTCAACTTCAATAGTAATGAACTCAAGGAAGCATTTGTAGAAAattttcaatctttttttttccgCATCTTCTAGCACATTTCATACTAATTATAAATCCAGTCTGCTAAATAACCTACTAAATATGTGTTTGGATTAGCTTATTATCTTTATAAAATTGCTTATAGTCGAAATATTACTTAGAGCTTTTGAAGAAATACAAGTGAATTTTCTCCAAAGATTAAATAATCCAAACATACTCTAAAGTCTAAAGCAACTAGAACTGCAAACTGTTCAGTTCCAAGGAAGACAGAATACAAAGAAAATTATCAACCAAATAAGAACATACATAAATTATTCACTCATAACTGTATAGAAGATAATAATTACTGGTATATAGAACTAGTTTATGGGAAGAAGACTGACGAAACACCAAGATGAAGAATATTGTTGACCCAGATATCCCCTTTGCTTTCGAATCCACATCTATTCTGCATGGTTCATTAAATCACCTAGATCAAGTTAGTTGAAAGAAGAATAAAAGAAGAGTAAGTAGTATAAATCCTGAAGAGGTTACAAAAGAAGAGTTGGCATGAAGGCAATATATAAGTCATAGCACATTCGTAACATAGCTTTATGCTCAAAGGAGAAACTGTTGGGGACTAAATGCTCTTTGTGGAACAAAAaatattccagaagggtttggAAATTACTTTGAAATACTAAATTTAGAACCCGTTTGTTTAGGGACTTTTTTCCGTATCAGTTAAAAATAAGTAGGTTAACATGTATCATAATTTGTGTCATTCTATTTGTAAATTTTCCCGTTAAGTCAAAGTGGGATTTCAAACTTCAAAATGTGTGTTTAAAAAAAGTATGTTCATAGGTATTTTTCTGCTAAGTAAACGTGTGTTAAGTGTTAAAATTTCTGGTACTTTTTGATAATAAGTCTTACTATTCAGATAATGTGATCTCCAATGGACCAATATGCTGTGGTCTTTGAATTCTGTCATTTGTAACAAACAATTCCTCCTTATTATCAATCTCTTAGTGCCTTTGGGTATGTTATGTATATCCAATGTAGCTTCAAGATAATAGTGAGGGAGTGATACCTAATTGAGATGATTCTTGCTACATAGAGATTGGCAACAAAACTAAAGAAGTTCAGGAATTACAGGATTGAAATTTATTGATGTGGCTCTTTCAATGTCATCTTCTTCCAGGACTCCAACTTCTACAAGTTCCAAAAGCTCCTTTCTTGATATATTCCAATCTTGCTCTCTCTAATCATCCGAACAACAAAAACAACTCAAAACTCAATTTGATCCTTTCAATCAATTTGTTGGATCTTATCTACCTAGGATTGATGTCTTATAGTGCAGCTAAAATTACCCCTTTTAATACATTCCTTTCCACTATGGCAACTCTGAGACCTCTGGCACACAATGCTGTGGCAATGAAGATTCCCAGAGTGCCGCCACACACTAACACATCATATGAGCCTTCTACTTTGTTAGCAAGATCGGATGAGCGAAACAAGCTTGGTATGGAAGAGACAACTTGCTGAGGTTCTTGCACAACTGCAATATacataaaagataaaaaaacaaaaaaccaaaaaaacaagTAAGGCTATCTTGTCTCATTTTCAAATGAGTTTAATATTGTGTTTGGATTCACGGTGGCGGCGCACAATCCAAAGCATGGTAACTCCGGAAGCTGTACTTTGTAACTTCTTCCTGGAAGTGATTATGGACTTCTCACCGCAAAACCAAACACGCTGTAAGAATCATTAAATGACATGAACCTTCTTGAGCTGAGCACAAGCTTGACCATAACTGGTCCAATCTTTTCAAAGCTTCATATGAGTATGCTCCACCAGCACCACCAACTTCTCCACTCACTGAAACACTCTCCATTATCCTCtagaaacaaaaaacaaaaaaacaatctTTATCTAGACTTGATTATTACAAAGAAAGTGGCATCACATATATCAGCAATTGAAGAATTGGTACCTGGGTTCTTGAGGGAACAGCTTGTGGTCTCAAAAGGAGGGTTCTCCTGCTGCATTTCTTCAGTGGGAATGGAGTCCCCACAGTGAGATGAGATACTCCATTGAAGGGTTGAAGCTGAAGCAATAACATAATAAAAGAAACTCAACAAATTCAAGCTAAACAAGAAGGAAATCAAAGTAAAGCAACTCCTTTTTTTTCACTCTTCCCCTGCTTCTCCTGTGTTTTGTTtatcaataatcataaaatagaaagaaaaaaaaacaaggtaACAAATCTGAGAACCACAAGGGAACACGTTTAACCACTAAAACTGTATTTTTGTCTTTTCCCTTGCTATAGCTATAGTTATCTTTcctaaaataaatcaaaaagtgTAGTTTGATGTTTAGCTCACTTCGTCTCTTAACTATAATTGAAGATCTGATACTCACTTATGGAAATGTAGCGCATATTATGATCAATCTTTTACAGCTTAATACAAGTACCCGCGGCAAATTGATAAGTTACGACTGTCGACGGTAAATAGCtatgtaaaaaaaagaaaacactcaaaacagagagagagagagagagagagatcaggGTAAAGTGGGGATGCGGTAAGAAAGGAGAGTAAAAGTAAAACAGTGAAAGACACAGATATATATAAAGGTTTCAACTTTTTGGGATAAACCTCACTACCCAGAGAGGGTTTATCGTTTAGCTGTAGGAACGAAGCCAAACCCTCACTCCATCTTCAAATCTTCACGTCTGCATTTGTTTTGAACAGGTAAAGTTTCAAACTTTAATCatttgtttcttattttttctgTAAGTCTTGGTGGGTTGTTCATGTCAAGTCAGAAAATCGGAGCTTATCATGTAAAATATGAGAGTCAAGCATTCACCAATTGGGTCTTTGTGACAAACCCTAATTAGATAAGTAGTGTTATCTTGTAAATTGATTTAGGGTGCCTTGGGTTCTGAAGTTTTGTTACTGTGATATACTTCCTTTTTCTGGGTGGATGAGGATGACAATGATTAGTATTTGGAACAACTGGAAGTGAAAGATTGGTGATTTTTATGTTTACTTCCTATTTTTTTATGGTCCTTTTCATTGTTTTAGGGTTGCAAAAGTGGTAGGTAGGCACTATGTTAGACTCACCCTTTCCTTGAATGAACCCCTTCTTTATTCATGTCATACCTTCCATAATGATTGTTGAgattgactagagatatagcTAAATAAGTGTCTAAAAATGGTAGAGCAACTCTCACCtgtaagctagcttttgggataGAGTTAGGATTTAGGCCTAACTCAAATTTTAAGATGCTGACAAAGCTTATCATAGATCCATTTATTGGAAAGTCATTGGCATGAGTGGGTGTGTTGAGAgttctcacattgactagaaatattgccaaataagtgtttataaatGGTAGAGGAACTCTCACCTCTAAGCTAACTTTCGGGGTAGAGTTAGGTTTAACTCAAATTCTAAAAATTATAGTAGTATGCTGGGAAGCACGGACACTTTAAAACAGAGGCGTGTCCGCGTGTCCGACACGCAGACGACACAGACACGCCACCGACACGTGACCGACACGTGTCGGACACGTCTGAGGCGTGTctgaataaaaaaacattatttcttGGCTCGGACACGGCTTGGACACGGCGTGGACACGACTTGTATATTGAGCCGACACACCTTTGTGGCTGGACACACATATGGGACACTTTGtaccatttttttattattttctgacttaaaaaaaagataaattaaaaataaacaaccttaTCTAATTAAACATCAAACAAAGGTAATAAAAAACAATGATTCAGTGGGCTCATAACGCACAAACACGactcttctcctctcctcttctCTTGCGTGTTTCATCTCCTTCCTCCGCCAGCGGCGGCGCTCCTCCTTCTCCACCAGCGGTGACGTGTCCTCCTACCTCTTGGTCTTCTCTCTTGCTTCCCTTCTCTGTTACTTGAAATAGGTAAgacctttattttgttttcactcTGATTTTGCTTGATAGGGAGAGTGAGCATGGTTAGATTATTTGTGTTTATGAGTATTGGATATTGATATTCTGGTTTTTGCTTCCTTCTTTGATGTACTGTGAAGGCTTTCTTCCCTTGCTTTTATTGGTTCTTTGTTTTTCCTGTTTGTAATAGGGTTTGCACCCCTTAAGTGCAATTCATTTATTCAATCTCATTTTACTGCACATCATTGTACTTCAGAATTGTAAGATCAATCTGATTAGGTATCAATAGTGTTAATTACAAATATACAGATATACTATCCTAAATTAGTTTCttaaggttgtgtttggatggaGGAATGTAGAAATCCAAGGGATTTTAAATGTTAGGGAATTCAATTGATTCAATTGAATTTCCTTGATTTTCAAATTCCCTTGTTTGGATAAGGTGATGAAATTCcatcaattttaaaattctttgtttgggtaatgctagggaattcaattgaatcaattgaatttcctttatcttatttttttaatctaattaatattatttgaataattataataaaataaacttaacttaaaatcaTCCCATAATTTTATAATCGGCCCAAACCCCCTGAATTGACTCAAAAATCTGAAATTAGTTGGATCACAACAGTGGCATAATGAAAAGTTGGAAACACTGTGTTTTTAACAAGTGCGAACATCAATCCAAACAAACATTCATAGAGATATcacattttctattatttaaatttcaaactgtGTTTATAACAAGTGCTAACATCAAtccaaatgaaaaataaataaaacaaagtcTCAACAGTGGCATAATGAAAAGTTGGAAACACTACAAATGAGTCCATAAACTATAGCAAATCACGAATCAGTGCATAAAAGCTAAGATGTAatctttctttctctccatGGGAAGAGCTTTCAAAATCAGCAAGTGCACGGTCCATCTCCAAGTTCCAAGTAAAGTAAGCTCTGCTATCATCTTTCTTATCCTCGTTACTAGCTTCCGccattttcctttttcccctcATCTCTCCTTCAAACATAAACAAACATTAGACAATTACTAATAACCAGAAGAATTTTGAAATACATCCACAGAACTGAACAAAGATAATAGCAGCAAAATGAGCTTCTATGATTGAATACATCATGTGCAGAAATCATAAGTGATTATGATCCTGATTGCTGTTACAGTTTATGGTAGGTTATTGTCTATTTGGAAATCAATACTGCATGTCATGTGCCCACATCTAGGATAGACTTGATACCCTATTCGAATTCGGGCTAGACCTAACTTATCCCCAAAGACCAAAAGCTAAGGTCAAGGTGAGGATTGCTCTACCATATATAATGACTTATTAAGCGATATCACTAGTCAATGTGAAAAATAAAAGTCTGAATCATATTACACCCTTTAACTAGAAAGATCAGCAATTCAGCATTACTCATACAACAAAGAGCTAATGAAAAAACAGAAGACAAAAACAGTAAGTAAACAAAATAGGAAATGCTATACAACCTGCTCTGCAGCCCGACCAACAAGGGTCATACAAGTCATATTGAAAAGCTGCTCCTTTGTCATGAGAAGGTTCTCACTCGGAACATACTGCGCAAATCCAAGAGCAGCTGTTCCACGAGGAACAATAGTTACTTTCAACAAGGGTTCAGAATGTTCCAAGAACCAACCTGCAACAGCATGGCCTGACTCATGGTAAGCGATAGTACGCCTTTCCAGCTTGCTTATTACCTTGATATGAAACAGGGTATTAGATAAACTTTAACCAGTAACTGAAAAAAGCAAAGTGAGAGCTCCAAACTCAGTTCAATACTTTCAATTCATTGCAGCCTATAGTCTTCATATATCATGAAGTCTTAAATTGCAACAACAGCCAAAGAACAACTATTTCTGCAGATTAGATACACAGATAGAGTAGAAGATTTGGGGTATAATGGACAGTCTACTCAGGAACATTATCATTCTCCATGGTACGTGTTAGATACCCAAACTCACAATCACAGTAAACAGAGTAATAACTGGGAAATGAACTGTTGATGATTGCTTATTTATGAAAATGGAAAGATTACAGAAGGGAATGGTTCCCAGATTTCTGCCCAGAGCTaagctcctataggaagctaATGCTTCCTACTCATATCTCTATCACACAAAATATCTCGATACCTCTCAACCTCTCTCTAGTCTTCCTTATATTCAGGGAAGTATTACAATCATTCTCTCTCACTATTCTGTTAGTCCGTTACCTAAGATTCCTTTCTTTACCTCTTCTAGAATATACCTTCCATACTCTAGGACCCGCTCTCTCATGTTGGGCCAAACTCTCTTGTGGGCTCTTCACTTCTTCAGTCCTAACAGTACGTAACCAAATATCATGTGGaacaatatttattaaaataaatgaacaaTATTATCTGCTAAAGCTTCATTTTTCTCACAATGATGATGAAAGGAAAGTAATATGGAAAAAATGAAGGCTACAACTATGCCTATAGTGTACAGATCTTTTATAAACTTAAATACTAAGCCCTACCCTGCCTATTTCCTATAGGCTAGATCTTTCtaaatatgaatataaaaactaaaaatggcataccttgttcttcttctccaaACCACCAATAATCCTATCAATAGCTGCCTCAAAATGGTCCATTGTGACTTGTGTTTTGTCACCTCTTGCAGCAATCAGAGCAGCTTCATTGCAAACATTAGCAATGTCGGCTCCAGCAAATCCTGGAGTAAGGGCTGCAAGTCCATTTTTCGCCTTTACTTTTAAATCCTGAAATAAACATATATGTGTTTGGTTTTATGATGAAATGTTCTAAAATAAATTCAGACTATAAGCTGCAAGTCTTATCTCTGTGCAGATTATAAAACTAAACTTGGACATAGTAGCAGAGTTGATGGACCCCTTTTCCAACTAAACTTAATCTATTCCGGAATAACCACAGCAATGAAAATGTAATAAAATCTCCTTTACTCCATAAATTCTTTTTGCTGATAAATTAATTCATCTTTTAATACTACCTAGTTATTATAGCAAGACAATATAGCAGCAGCAATGAACGTCTGAAGTGTAGTGAAAAGTTCTTTCTATCCTAATATGTCCATGGTTGTTTTGAAATAAAACTCACTACAAATATTAAAATCACAGGCTTGACTATAAGATGAAATGAATAACTTTACCTTCTTCTTTCTGCACTTCTTGGCAGAAGCAGAGTTGCTAGTGTATCCACTTATAGCAGTAGCCTGAAATATTTTTCCGATCATCAAGGATTAGCAAAAAACAGTGACAATAAACACAAATCACTGTCATGACAACTTGAATAATGCTTGAGGAATGCAATGCACCTTATTATATATAACACACATCATGCTATTGCTACTTGCTATAAAAATACTCTTTATTCATCAAACTCCTTCTCTGCATAATGGGTTTTTGTCCCTTTGtttctccccaaaaccatccTAATCTAGAAATACACCTACAAAAGCATACCATCACCATGGAAGGACCAAAGAAATTCCAAAAGGGTGGTTGGAAATCAAGGTGGGTCAAGGCCAAGAGCAACAGAGGATTAAAGTACCTTTGATTTACACAAGAATTGAGGCCTAGTCAATTTTCAGATTCAGTTTGAGCAATTCTTATGTAACTCTAATTAttgttttggtaaaaaaatagaaactatTGCCTTCCTCACCTATGTTCATCTGCTTCTGAACCAGGcacaaaatggagaaaaaaaacATCACAAACCCAATACTAGCATCAACGAACAAAACTCAAGACAAGAACAAAACAGATattttcaactccaaaaacaaaatcaaattcgaaaaaacaacaacaaccacaacaACAATACTGCAAAATTTGTGAAAGAATCAAGAGATTTTACCTGAATCAAGAGGGAAGAAAGAGCCACTCCATGAATCGGGAGAGCAAGAACGAGAGAGCGAGATTGCAGAGAGAGTGAGATCGGGATTTGCAGAGAGAGTGAGATCGGGAGAGCGAGAACGAGAGAACGAGATCGCGAGAGGGTGAGATCGGGAGCGAGGGTGAGATCGAAAGAGCGAAATTGCAGAGAGAGTGAGATTGGGAGCGAGAACGAGAGTGAGAGACACGAGCAGTGAGGGATTTTCCAATTACTTCCTATTTTGAGGGTATTCTGATTACCCGATAATCCCTCAATTAAATTACCTCTTTTAATTACCAGTATTTTCAGAATTCCACAAATAAATATCCAAACAAGGTATTTCAATTTAAGGGATTTAAAATACCCTCTAGAATTACATTCCCCCCAAAAATCACcccatccaaacacaacctaagGTTTCTCCTAATCGATTATATTATATGTACATATACACTACCATAAATATGTAAGACTTTCTGAAATTTTTGATTACCATACAGTCAGACTAATGATTGAATGATGTTTTAGTTCAAACTCTCCTAATCTTTGGTAAAATGTAGCCTGATATTGATAAATAGTACAATTTTCAAGCTTCTTTTGCTTCTATTAAGAAGCATTGTTACTGACTTAATTGTGTGTGTTATTGTATTGAATTGATCAACATATTATAGTACAATGTTCTCTTAATTTTGTGAACATATTAtcatgtttttttaatatatatatatatatatatatatatatatatatatatatatataagccgTGTCCCCGTATCCTATTTTTTAGAGTTTAGCCGTGTCGGCGTTCCCGCCCTGTCCGTGTCCCGTGTCCGTGTCCGAGTCCGTGCTTCATAGGTAGTATGTCAGTATGTGTTATTGCCTTATTGGCTTCTTAAAATTACAATAAAGTTGGATACGTTGACAATCCAGCAAACAAACTTACATAGGGTAGGAGAGAGACTGAGCAGCTTCACTGCACTTTTGCACTACAGAATGTACAGAAGGTTATGTCATAGTGAGTTTTTTTGTGGGTATATGGCAGTTAAAAAGTAACAGGGATTACTCATTGGAATTGAGGAGGCAATTCAAATGTGTTGATTCCTTTTAGAACTTTTATTCAATGCTCATCATTAAAGTTGGAGGTCTTTGAATTTCTTAAAATTTTCTTGCAGATTTCTGCT
This is a stretch of genomic DNA from Lotus japonicus ecotype B-129 chromosome 1, LjGifu_v1.2. It encodes these proteins:
- the LOC130733447 gene encoding uncharacterized protein LOC130733447, which codes for MLLLQLQPFNGVSHLTVGTPFPLKKCSRRTLLLRPQAVPSRTQRIMESVSVSGEVGGAGGAYSYEALKRLDQLWSSLCSAQEVVQEPQQVVSSIPSLFRSSDLANKVEGSYDVLVCGGTLGIFIATALCARGLRVAIVERNVLKGREQDWNISRKELLELVEVGVLEEDDIERATSINFNPNRCGFESKGDIWVNNILHLGVSPVKIIEIVKERFISLGGVIFEGCSVSCINIYEDAAVLKLSGDKILSSRLIIDAMGNFSPIVKQIRRGRKPDGVCLVVGTCARGFESNSTSDVIFSSSSVKKVGDSQAQYFWEAFPAASGPLDRTTYMFTYVEAQPGSPKLEELLEAYWDLMPEYQGVSLDNLEILRVIYGIFPTYRESPLPAAFSRVLQFGDASGIQSPVSFGGFGSLTRHLGRISAGIYEAINGDYLDSYNLSLLNPYMPNLSASWLFQRAMSAKKQSNVPPDFINELLFANFSCMQRLGDPVLRPFLQDVVQFGPLSKTLGLVMLTKPQILPSIFKQVGVPVLLDWSRHFLMLGYYTFLSTFADPIARPFLNTLPSKTSFQWKRHLEAWKYGAGLDYKL